Proteins encoded by one window of Xylella fastidiosa:
- a CDS encoding YadA-like family protein — translation MKENQIYRKFWNLSLGSWSVASHMTNDGGCSDVVLRHSGVRNRSLVLAIGLALTSVTHAQSVKGPAMVTASKVMVAHVDSQVNRTADRIPTGDGSELMTHMALDWKFFPFGNNSIAIGYLSKAFAPNAIALGYNSSVTQSANNGVALGSNSTVSGVNSVALGAGSIASEPNVVSVGGGDGVTGSAVRRIVNVGDGIGNNDAVNKSQLDGVTASVNDVAASVKTIALTNQVTGSSVASASGKESTAIGSGAQAVADNTAAFGGRAIANAVGASALGFDSHAKGINSTTVGTQSVSLGQGGVSLGYNSFVGEGSFNGLALGSNSLVLLQGVDSVALGSGSMASEPNVVSVGSGDGLRGPAVRRIVNVDDGIGNNDAVNKSQLDGVTASVNDVAASVKNIAGAIQVTGSGVASVSGQDSTAAGASAQAAGDSSVALGARSRANAIGSSALGVDGHAFGANSTALGGQSTAISEGGTSLGYNSFVAQSATNGIALGSNAIVSGVNSVALGAGSMASELNVVSVGGGDGVTGPAVRRIVNVGDGIGNNDAVNKSQLDGVTASVNDVAASVKNIAGAIQVTGSGVASVSRKDSTAAGASAQAAGDSSVALGTRATANAIGSIVLGVDSRARGVNSTALGRQSNAIGDGSVSLGFNSFVRQSGEHGVALGADAGVSGKNSIALGYGSRTYEADVLSIGSGNGRGAPATRRIVNVSSGNLSQVSTDAVNGGQLFQTLSSMASILGGGAAVGAQGVLVAPVYQIQGSSYGSVGAALKALDGKVTDIDHRVNVNSNLAAGAAASTLSASKPGATSSTEVVGVAKLVSGAALSDSSVAANAQVLSKENGVSISATGSSAQSRDEVQTSSVGTDSLGSSLNARQATMAVGALVTQGVSKTQLDNSMAAANSYTDARFSALNDSFESLRSDVNGQMRRQDRRISRQGAMGAAMLNMATSAAGIHTQNRVGAGVGFQNGQAALSLGYQRAISDRSTVTIGGAFSSSDSSVGIGAGFGW, via the coding sequence ATGAAAGAAAATCAAATTTACCGCAAATTCTGGAATCTCTCTTTGGGTTCGTGGAGTGTGGCCTCGCATATGACTAATGATGGAGGTTGCAGTGATGTTGTTTTACGTCATTCAGGCGTACGAAACCGTAGCTTGGTGCTGGCAATCGGTCTTGCGCTTACAAGTGTTACTCATGCCCAATCGGTGAAAGGTCCTGCGATGGTCACCGCGAGTAAGGTCATGGTGGCTCATGTGGATAGTCAGGTAAATCGCACCGCTGATCGTATTCCTACAGGCGATGGGTCGGAGTTGATGACACATATGGCGCTAGATTGGAAATTCTTCCCATTTGGCAATAATAGTATTGCAATCGGTTACTTATCTAAGGCTTTTGCGCCGAATGCGATAGCGCTGGGTTACAACAGCTCTGTGACTCAGAGTGCCAACAACGGTGTCGCTCTTGGGAGCAATAGCACCGTATCAGGGGTCAATTCGGTTGCTTTGGGTGCTGGTTCGATAGCTTCAGAGCCTAATGTGGTTTCTGTGGGTGGTGGTGATGGGGTGACTGGTTCTGCGGTGCGGCGCATTGTGAATGTGGGTGATGGTATTGGTAATAACGATGCGGTGAATAAGTCGCAGTTGGATGGTGTGACGGCATCGGTGAATGATGTGGCGGCATCGGTGAAGACGATTGCCTTAACGAATCAAGTCACCGGTAGCAGTGTTGCTAGTGCTAGTGGTAAGGAAAGTACTGCGATAGGTTCTGGTGCGCAGGCGGTGGCTGATAACACTGCTGCTTTTGGAGGACGTGCTATCGCTAACGCTGTTGGTGCCAGTGCGTTAGGTTTTGATAGCCATGCTAAGGGAATCAACAGTACAACTGTGGGGACACAAAGCGTCTCTCTGGGTCAAGGCGGTGTGTCGCTCGGTTACAACAGTTTTGTTGGCGAGGGTTCATTCAACGGTTTGGCGCTTGGGAGTAATAGCCTTGTGTTGTTACAAGGCGTCGACTCGGTTGCTCTGGGTTCTGGTTCGATGGCTTCAGAGCCTAATGTGGTTTCTGTGGGTAGTGGTGATGGCTTGCGTGGTCCAGCGGTGCGGCGCATTGTGAATGTGGATGATGGTATTGGTAATAACGATGCGGTGAATAAGTCGCAGTTGGATGGTGTGACGGCATCGGTGAATGATGTGGCGGCATCGGTGAAAAATATTGCTGGGGCGATTCAAGTCACTGGTAGCGGTGTTGCAAGTGTCAGTGGTCAGGATAGTACTGCGGCCGGTGCCAGTGCGCAGGCTGCCGGTGATAGCAGTGTTGCTTTGGGAGCGCGTTCCCGTGCTAACGCTATTGGTTCCAGTGCCTTGGGTGTGGATGGTCATGCTTTTGGCGCCAACAGCACTGCGTTGGGAGGTCAAAGTACTGCCATCAGTGAGGGTGGTACGTCGTTGGGTTACAACAGTTTTGTTGCCCAGAGTGCGACCAACGGTATCGCTCTTGGGAGCAATGCCATCGTATCAGGGGTCAATTCAGTGGCTTTGGGTGCTGGTTCGATGGCTTCAGAGCTTAATGTGGTTTCTGTGGGTGGTGGTGATGGGGTGACTGGTCCAGCAGTGCGGCGCATTGTGAATGTGGGTGATGGTATTGGTAATAACGATGCGGTGAATAAGTCGCAGTTGGATGGTGTGACGGCATCGGTGAATGATGTGGCGGCATCGGTGAAAAATATTGCTGGGGCGATTCAAGTCACTGGTAGCGGTGTTGCAAGTGTCAGTCGTAAGGACAGTACTGCGGCCGGTGCCAGTGCGCAGGCTGCCGGTGATAGCAGTGTTGCTTTGGGAACGCGTGCCACTGCTAACGCTATTGGTTCCATTGTGTTGGGTGTGGACAGTCGTGCCAGAGGGGTCAACAGTACGGCACTTGGGCGTCAGAGCAATGCGATCGGTGATGGCAGTGTGTCTCTGGGGTTCAATAGTTTTGTTCGTCAGAGTGGTGAGCATGGTGTTGCGTTGGGTGCTGATGCCGGTGTTTCTGGAAAAAATTCCATCGCGCTGGGTTATGGTTCGCGTACTTATGAAGCTGATGTGTTGTCAATTGGTAGTGGTAACGGCCGCGGTGCTCCGGCGACACGCCGTATTGTTAATGTCAGTTCCGGCAATCTATCGCAGGTGAGCACTGATGCGGTGAATGGTGGGCAGCTCTTCCAGACCCTAAGTAGCATGGCCAGTATTTTAGGTGGTGGTGCGGCGGTAGGGGCACAAGGCGTGTTGGTTGCGCCGGTGTATCAAATACAGGGCAGTAGTTACGGCAGTGTGGGTGCAGCGCTCAAGGCGCTGGATGGTAAGGTCACTGATATTGATCATCGCGTTAACGTGAATAGCAATCTTGCGGCGGGGGCTGCTGCGTCTACTCTCAGTGCTTCCAAGCCGGGGGCAACGTCCAGTACGGAGGTTGTGGGAGTTGCCAAGCTTGTTTCCGGTGCGGCGTTGTCTGATTCGAGTGTTGCTGCCAATGCGCAGGTGTTGTCCAAAGAAAATGGTGTCAGCATTTCGGCGACGGGGAGTAGCGCTCAGAGTAGGGATGAGGTGCAGACGAGTTCGGTGGGTACGGATTCGTTAGGTAGCTCGCTCAATGCACGGCAGGCGACGATGGCCGTAGGCGCCTTGGTAACCCAGGGAGTGAGTAAAACGCAATTGGATAACAGTATGGCGGCGGCCAATAGCTACACAGATGCACGGTTCTCGGCGTTGAACGATAGTTTCGAGAGTTTGCGTAGTGATGTGAATGGACAGATGCGTCGGCAGGATCGCCGGATCAGTCGCCAAGGAGCGATGGGTGCGGCCATGTTGAACATGGCGACCAGCGCTGCTGGAATCCATACCCAAAATAGGGTTGGTGCTGGTGTTGGCTTCCAGAATGGTCAGGCAGCACTTTCTCTGGGTTATCAGCGTGCGATCAGTGATAGGAGCACGGTCACTATCGGTGGTGCGTTCAGTAGTAGTGATAGTTCGGTAGGCATTGGCGCGGGTTTTGGCTGGTAA
- the gspE gene encoding type II secretion system ATPase GspE, which yields MNVSMEASIVESLLQRRCLKESDLYRARQLQAESGVGLLPLLGRLGLVSERDHAEVCAEVMGLLLIQVRELPDTPPEFSAEVHGLSIRFLKQFHVCPLAEHDGVLQLCVADPFDVYAIEALRLATGAVLQLCIGLRSEIDDLVERWYGQGRSVMGMIVEATDGDAAPTDDIEALRDLASEAPVIRLVNLVIQRAVELRASDIHIEPFENRLKVRYRVDGVLIDAESPPSKLAAAVVSRVKIMAKLNIAERRLPQDGRIMLRVQGKELDLRVSVVPTSHGESVVMRLLDRETVVFDFQKLGFTDELLNRFSRVLEMPHGILLVTGPTGSGKTTTLYTVLNRLNTTGVKIITVEDPVEYQIEGINQIQAKPQIGLDFASALRSIVRQDPDIIMIGEMRDLETARIAIQSALTGHLVLSTLHTNSAAGGLTRLLDMGVEDYLLTSTINGVLAQRLVRRLEPMHAERYLASPEQIARFDLRRLQPEGDIYLYRPRASALAPTGYLGRTAIVEFLIMDDALRRAVISRTGIGELEQIARQAGMRTMYEDGLIKALAGETTIEEVLRVTEEG from the coding sequence ATGAATGTAAGTATGGAAGCATCCATCGTTGAGTCGTTGTTGCAGCGTCGTTGCTTGAAAGAAAGTGATCTGTATCGTGCGCGTCAGTTGCAGGCCGAATCCGGTGTTGGGTTGTTACCTTTGTTGGGCCGTCTTGGTTTGGTTTCTGAGCGCGATCACGCTGAAGTATGTGCGGAGGTGATGGGGCTGTTGTTGATACAGGTGCGTGAATTGCCGGATACGCCGCCAGAATTCTCGGCGGAGGTGCATGGGTTGTCCATTCGCTTTCTCAAACAGTTCCATGTATGCCCGCTTGCTGAGCATGATGGTGTGTTGCAGTTGTGTGTTGCAGATCCATTTGATGTGTACGCCATTGAGGCGTTGCGCCTTGCCACAGGTGCAGTATTGCAATTGTGTATCGGTTTGCGTTCCGAAATTGATGACTTGGTCGAGCGCTGGTATGGCCAAGGCCGCAGCGTCATGGGCATGATCGTGGAGGCGACCGATGGTGATGCGGCGCCCACAGATGACATTGAGGCTTTGCGTGATCTGGCGTCTGAAGCGCCTGTGATCCGGCTGGTGAACTTGGTGATTCAGCGTGCGGTTGAATTACGCGCCTCTGATATCCATATCGAACCATTCGAGAATCGGTTGAAGGTACGTTATCGCGTCGATGGCGTGTTGATTGATGCGGAGAGTCCGCCATCTAAATTGGCTGCTGCTGTGGTTTCACGTGTCAAGATTATGGCCAAACTTAATATTGCTGAACGCCGCTTGCCCCAGGATGGGCGAATCATGTTGCGTGTTCAGGGTAAAGAGCTGGATCTGCGGGTGAGTGTTGTGCCGACTTCACATGGTGAAAGCGTCGTGATGCGCCTGCTTGACCGGGAGACGGTGGTATTCGATTTTCAGAAGCTTGGTTTTACCGATGAGTTATTAAACAGGTTCTCCCGTGTGTTGGAGATGCCTCATGGCATTTTACTGGTCACGGGTCCGACGGGATCTGGAAAGACCACCACGCTGTATACGGTGTTAAATCGTCTCAATACTACCGGTGTCAAGATTATTACGGTGGAAGATCCGGTTGAGTATCAGATTGAAGGCATCAATCAGATCCAGGCGAAGCCGCAGATCGGGCTGGATTTTGCCAGCGCACTACGCAGCATTGTGCGTCAGGATCCGGACATCATCATGATTGGTGAAATGCGGGATCTGGAAACTGCGCGCATTGCTATCCAGTCGGCGCTGACAGGTCATTTGGTGCTGTCTACTTTGCATACCAATAGTGCTGCCGGTGGGCTGACCCGATTACTGGATATGGGTGTGGAGGATTATTTGTTGACCTCCACAATCAATGGTGTTTTGGCGCAGCGTTTGGTGCGTCGCTTGGAGCCTATGCATGCTGAGCGTTATCTTGCTTCGCCAGAGCAGATCGCGCGTTTTGATTTGCGCCGTTTACAGCCAGAGGGTGATATTTATTTGTACCGTCCGCGCGCTTCAGCGCTTGCGCCCACTGGGTATCTGGGCCGTACGGCGATCGTCGAATTTCTGATTATGGATGATGCGCTGCGCCGCGCGGTGATCAGCCGTACCGGCATAGGGGAGTTGGAGCAGATCGCACGTCAAGCAGGGATGCGTACTATGTACGAGGACGGTCTCATCAAGGCATTGGCTGGTGAGACCACGATTGAAGAGGTCTTGCGTGTGACGGAGGAAGGCTGA
- the xpsF gene encoding type II secretion system protein XpsF — protein MPVYRYKALDVRGDLLEGQMEAASEAEVAARLQEQGHVPVEASLSNGDAIRPSLRNFLGEKPFSGLGLIHFTQQLAALLGAGQPLDRALSILTDLPDNEKSRRIIGDVCDIVRGGTPLSIALERQHGVFSRLYVTMARAGESGGNMPETLQRLADYLERNQVVRAKVINALIYPVILIFVVGGALAFLLGYVVPQFGAMYESLDVALPWFTQGVLALGHFIGDWWFLLLAVICIGMIFVERKRRDVAFRARFDTWLLRQRLLGTLIVKLETARLARTLGTLLRNGVPLLSALRISRNVLSNAALVDDLGSVAEDVKNGLGLAGALGRGKRFPRLAVQMIQVGEESGTLDTMLLKAASSFEQETTVMIDRLLAALVPAITLVMAMIIAVVILSVLVPLYDLTNSIG, from the coding sequence ATGCCGGTGTATCGCTATAAGGCGTTGGATGTGCGCGGTGACTTACTGGAAGGCCAGATGGAAGCAGCCAGTGAAGCCGAGGTTGCCGCGCGGCTGCAAGAGCAGGGACATGTGCCTGTTGAGGCGAGTTTGTCCAACGGCGATGCGATCAGACCGTCATTGCGAAATTTTCTGGGTGAGAAGCCGTTTTCTGGTCTCGGCTTGATTCATTTCACTCAACAATTGGCGGCGTTGCTCGGCGCCGGTCAACCTTTGGATCGTGCGCTTTCCATCTTGACGGATCTTCCGGATAACGAGAAGAGCCGCCGTATTATTGGTGACGTTTGCGACATTGTTCGTGGCGGTACTCCGTTGTCTATTGCCTTGGAACGTCAGCATGGTGTGTTTTCGAGGTTGTATGTGACGATGGCACGTGCTGGTGAGAGTGGCGGCAATATGCCTGAGACGCTGCAGCGGCTGGCTGATTATCTGGAGCGTAACCAGGTGGTGCGTGCCAAGGTGATTAATGCGCTGATTTACCCGGTGATCCTGATTTTTGTGGTTGGCGGTGCGCTTGCCTTTTTGCTTGGTTATGTTGTTCCGCAATTTGGCGCGATGTATGAGAGTTTGGATGTGGCGTTGCCGTGGTTTACCCAGGGCGTGCTGGCATTGGGTCACTTCATCGGTGACTGGTGGTTTTTACTATTAGCGGTGATTTGCATCGGTATGATTTTTGTTGAGCGTAAGCGGCGGGATGTTGCATTCCGTGCGCGGTTCGATACGTGGTTACTGCGTCAACGTCTGTTGGGTACGCTGATTGTTAAGTTGGAGACTGCCCGGTTGGCACGTACATTGGGTACCTTGCTGCGCAACGGTGTGCCGTTGTTAAGCGCGTTGAGGATTTCCCGTAATGTGTTGTCCAATGCAGCGTTGGTGGATGATCTTGGTAGCGTTGCCGAAGATGTGAAAAATGGTCTGGGATTGGCAGGAGCGTTGGGGCGTGGTAAGCGTTTCCCCCGCTTGGCGGTGCAGATGATTCAGGTTGGTGAGGAGTCCGGTACATTGGATACGATGCTGCTCAAGGCGGCTAGCTCTTTCGAGCAGGAGACCACGGTGATGATTGATCGCTTGCTTGCTGCGCTGGTGCCAGCGATCACGCTGGTGATGGCGATGATTATCGCTGTGGTGATTCTGTCGGTCTTGGTGCCGTTGTATGACCTGACCAATTCGATTGGCTGA